A window from Solea senegalensis isolate Sse05_10M linkage group LG15, IFAPA_SoseM_1, whole genome shotgun sequence encodes these proteins:
- the LOC122781913 gene encoding B-cadherin-like gives MGTTRLAAVAIFFVVFQVSALVTTKKPECEPGFKSDELIFTVTSNHLRPGTKLGRVSFTDCTSVLDFVYFTTDDRFTLHKDGVLSVNKLVNLHGGHHEFAMHSSSGHKMTIVKLVHNGHHRGHHHKGHHEENHGHHRGHHLGNHRGRNHERPHDGHHGRMHGNHHKSHNGSHHQIVAHHSGEQKHHDHQLLLTQVVSANNTPSSTMSEEVPLLLFPKSSSGIRRRKRDWVIPDLNVPENHKGPYPHKVSQIRSNEDKVKKIYYSITGPGADQPPVGLFTMDRLTGTLYVTQPLDREKQAKYGFQAHAVADGSGNAEAPMDIIVNVIDMNDNKPIFTEATFLGQVPEASPKDFEIIKATATDIDEPGNANSDIRYRLLSQDPELPSSPLFAINPVTGAIRVSAGGLDREKYPKYTLEVEAADSEGNGLIATAKVILTVTDSNDNAPVFTKPSFEATVAENQADAMVITLSVTDGDEPHSAAWNAKFTIVDGDPGGLFTVSTGSSKQDGILKTAKGLDFEKVSKHTLLVAVENDVPFATPLPTSTATVVVNVRDVNEPPIFNPVEKLISKPEDLAVDADIVQFTASDPDTARKQTVKYKIVRDLAGWLNVAKDTGLIKVKNTMDRESHFVKDNRYIALIGAYDNDEVPATGTGTLIIKLEDVNDNAPIINERTITVCNKDPASHLLSVTDKDGPGFAAPYSVSLHGTSKTNWTARMNESKTGIILRLAMELESGDYNVILRVADNQGLEQDNTIQVKVCDCTGEDVVCNERIAGTQSLPMILGILGGILLLLMLVLLLLLFARRRGGEKKEPLLQDDDIRDNIYYYDEEGGGEDDQDYDLGVLHRGLDNRPDVFRNDVMPNFAPAPQYRPRPANPEEIGNFIDDNLKAADNDPTAPPYDSLLVFDYEGGGSDAGSLSSLNSSSSGDQDYDCLGEWGPRFKKLADMYGGGEDDML, from the exons atggGGACGACTCGGCTCGCCGCTGTCGCCATTTTCTTCGTCGTTTTTCAG gTCTCAGCTTTAGTTACCACTAAGAAGCCAGAATGTGAACCTGGATTCAAGTCCGATGAATTGATTTTCACTGTGACCAGTAATCACCTGAGGCCGGGCACAAAACTGGGCAGAG TGAGCTTCACTGACTGCACAAGCGTCTTGGACTTTGTTTACTTTACCACTGACGATCGTTTCACTCTGCACAAAGATGGAGTATTGTCT GTAAATAAGCTGGTTAATCTTCATGGAGGACACCATGAGTTTGCTATGCATTCTTCCAGTGGTCACAAAATGACAATAGTCAAGTTAGTACACAATGGGCATCATCGTGGACATCACCACAAAGGGCACCACGAGGAAAACCATGGGCATCACCGTGGGCATCACCTTGGGAATCACCGTGGGCGTAACCACGAAAGACCCCATGATGGTCACCATGGGAGAATGCATGGCAACCACCACAAGTCCCACAATGGCAGTCACCATCAAATTGTTGCGCATCACTCTGGAGAACAGAAACACCATGACCATCAGCTCCTTCTGACTCAAGTGGTTTCTGCCAACAACACTCCG AGTTCAACCATGTCAGAGGAAGTGCCTCTCCTGCTTTTCCCAAAGTCAAGTTCTGGgataaggaggaggaagagggactGGGTCATTCCTGATCTCAATGTTCCAGAGAATCACAAAGGACCTTATCCCCATAAAGTGTCACAG ATCCGTTCAAATGAAGATAAAGTTAAGAAGATTTACTACAGTATCACGGGTCCAGGAGCTGACCAGCCTCCTGTCGGCCTTTTCACTATGGACAGGCTCACTGGTACTTTGTATGTGACGCAGCCACTGGACAGAGAGAAGCAGGCCAAGTATGGG TTCCAAGCACATGCTGTGGCAGATGGTTCAGGAAATGCTGAAGCGCCCATGGATATTATAGTTAATGTAATTGATATGAATGACAACAAACCCATTTTCACTGAAGCTACATTCCTGGGACAAGTTCCCGAGGCCTCACCCAAAG ATTTTGAGATTATTAAAGCTACTGCCACAGACATTGATGAGCCAGGTAATGCCAACTCGGATATCAGATACCGTCTTCTGAGCCAGGATCCAGAGTTGCCCAGTTCCCCACTGTTTGCCATCAACCCAGTCACAGGAGCCATTCGAGTCAGTGCCGGTGGACTGGACAGAGAG AAATACCCAAAGTACACTCTGGAGGTTGAAGCCGCAGACTCGGAGGGAAACGGTTTGATTGCAACGGCAAAAGTAATCCTCACTGTAACAGACAGCAACGACAACGCTCCGGTCTTTACAAAGCCCTCT ttcGAGGCAACTGTAGCGGAGAATCAAGCGGACGCTATGGTCATTACACTTTCAGTAACTGATGGTGATGAGCCTCATTCTGCAGCCTGGAATGCCAAGTTTACGATTGTCGATGGTGATCCTGGAGGTCTCTTCACCGTGTCGACAGGAAGTAGCAAACAGGATGGAATCCTTAAAACTGCCAAG GGTCTTGACTTTGAAAAGGTGTCAAAGCACACTCTGCTGGTTGCAGTGGAGAACGACGTTCCATTTGCCACTCCGCTGCCCACTTCCACAGCCACAGTGGTGGTAAACGTGCGGGATGTCAACGAACCACCCATCTTTAATCCAGTTGAGAAGTTGATATCAAAACCGGAGGATCTTGCTGTTGACGCTGACATCGTGCAATTCACAGCGTCTGACCCAGACACTGCACGCAAGCAGACGGTCAA gtaCAAAATCGTAAGGGACCTTGCTGGCTGGCTGAATGTGGCCAAAGACACGGGCCtgattaaagtgaaaaacaccATGGACAGAGAGTCCCACTTTGTCAAAGACAACAGATACATAGCACTAATTGGTGCATATGACAACG ATGAAGTCCCAGCCACAGGAACTGGCACTCTGATCATTAAGCTTGAAGATGTCAACGACAACGCACCCATCATTAACGAACGTACAATCACG GTTTGCAACAAAGACCCAGCTTCTCATCTTCTTTCTGTGACGGATAAAGACGGACCAGGTTTTGCTGCTCCTTACAGTGTCTCTTTACATGGCACATCGAAGACTAACTGGACCGCTCGGATGAATGAGTCCA AAACTGGTATCATCTTACGACTAGCCATGGAGCTGGAAAGTGGAGATTATAATGTGATCCTGAGGGTTGCAGACAACCAGGGGCTGGAGCAGGACAACACCATTCAGGTCAAAGTCTGTGACTGCACCGGAGAAGACGTGGTCTGCAACGAGAGAATTGCAGGCACCCAAAGCCTGCCAATGATTCTGGGAATACTGGGAGGCATCCTGCTGTTGCTCA tgctggtgctgctgctgctgctgtttgccagacggagaggaggagaaaagaaggagcCTCTACTGCAGGACGACGACATCCGAGACAACATCTACTACTACGACGAggaaggaggtggagaggaCGATCAG GACTATGACCTGGGTGTTCTCCACCGTGGTCTGGACAACCGCCCCGATGTGTTCAGGAACGATGTGATGCCAAACTTTGCGCCCGCTCCGCAGTACCGGCCTCGCCCTGCCAACCCAGAGGAAATCGGCAACTTCATTGATGAC aaccTGAAGGCAGCTGACAATGACCCGACAGCGCCCCCCTACGATTCCCTGCTGGTGTTTGACTATGAGGGTGGCGGCTCCGATGCAGGGAGCCTCTCCTCTCTGAACTCGTCGAGCAGCGGGGACCAGGACTACGATTGCCTCGGCGAGTGGGGGCCGCGCTTTAAGAAACTGGCCGATATGTATGGTGGAGGAGAGGACGACATGCTGTAA